A single region of the Streptomyces sp. NBC_00236 genome encodes:
- a CDS encoding putative immunity protein: MILPKVRDPRFVTIRRGGTLTDADHRLLALWAAACAEHVLGLFESAQPGDQRPRQAIEHARAWVRGEAKMMQARAAGGHAMGAARDLRGAARHAAYAAGQAGAVAHVAAHELGAAAYAIKAARAAAPEGESEIAGRLECQWQRNQLPEAIRELVLDDQRLRNDICWSVFDC, from the coding sequence ATGATCCTCCCGAAGGTCCGCGACCCCCGCTTCGTGACGATCCGCCGTGGTGGGACTCTCACTGACGCGGATCACCGGCTCCTCGCTCTATGGGCTGCCGCCTGTGCAGAGCACGTCCTTGGCCTCTTCGAGTCGGCCCAGCCTGGGGACCAGCGACCGCGCCAGGCGATCGAGCATGCCCGGGCCTGGGTGCGTGGCGAGGCCAAGATGATGCAGGCTCGCGCGGCGGGCGGCCATGCGATGGGGGCAGCCAGAGACCTGCGTGGGGCAGCACGGCATGCCGCGTACGCCGCCGGTCAGGCCGGGGCCGTCGCCCACGTCGCCGCGCATGAGCTCGGCGCGGCCGCCTACGCGATCAAGGCCGCACGTGCAGCGGCACCGGAAGGCGAGAGCGAGATCGCAGGACGACTCGAGTGCCAGTGGCAGCGCAATCAGCTCCCGGAAGCGATCCGAGAGCTCGTACTTGATGACCAGCGGCTACGCAACGACATCTGTTGGTCGGTGTTCGACTGCTGA
- a CDS encoding putative immunity protein has translation MAQSTHTVSGDFDLTMDELRVVARYVVRHAEDVLLVFEQAVSDDPRPRAAIDAAWAFIDGANRTKWQRVTSLDAHRAARSAPSEAARLAARSAGDAASAAYLHPIGQVGQVGHILRACASAARVEELEAGGDPAIGDALLERSRQRATPVLIDVLCRYPPATGGSSRVAQLMSTLDHSMRQAADRPPGHTAASGADVRRRECTS, from the coding sequence ATGGCACAGAGCACGCACACCGTGTCCGGAGACTTCGATCTGACGATGGACGAACTGCGCGTCGTGGCGCGTTACGTGGTTCGGCACGCGGAGGACGTCCTGTTGGTCTTTGAGCAGGCTGTTTCCGATGATCCGCGCCCCCGTGCGGCGATCGACGCGGCCTGGGCGTTCATCGACGGTGCCAACAGGACGAAATGGCAGCGCGTCACTTCCCTCGACGCGCATCGGGCCGCCCGGTCCGCGCCGTCCGAAGCGGCGCGGCTGGCCGCGCGATCCGCCGGTGACGCCGCGTCGGCCGCATACCTGCACCCCATCGGCCAGGTCGGCCAGGTCGGCCACATCCTGCGGGCCTGCGCGAGCGCCGCGCGCGTCGAGGAGCTGGAGGCAGGCGGTGATCCCGCGATCGGGGACGCCCTGCTGGAACGGTCGCGGCAGCGTGCGACACCGGTGCTCATCGATGTGCTCTGCCGCTACCCGCCCGCGACAGGCGGCAGCAGTCGTGTCGCCCAGCTGATGAGCACTCTGGATCATTCCATGCGCCAGGCGGCTGACCGGCCGCCAGGGCACACCGCAGCGAGCGGCGCCGATGTGCGCAGGAGGGAGTGCACGTCATGA
- a CDS encoding MerR family transcriptional regulator: MRPVDLARRHGLSTQAVRNYEDAGIIPPAHRSRTGYRDYTATHAAGLAAYLALVPAFGYSTSRRIMRAVTSGQLDEALEYVDDGHSLLARDRNTLRTVEAALSHLGAVTPDAAASTRTPYSIGELARHLALNPATLRAWERAGVLVPQRDTRGHRQYLAQDVRDAQLAHLLRRGGQPLSTIATVLGELRDAGSLDALARTLEGWRRDLTSRGMAQLYAAGQLSTYLHSSDRSARTSSAPEHGPH, translated from the coding sequence GTGCGGCCCGTGGACCTGGCCCGTCGCCATGGCCTGTCCACGCAGGCGGTCCGCAACTACGAGGACGCCGGCATCATTCCGCCGGCCCACCGCAGCCGGACGGGGTACCGGGACTACACCGCCACTCATGCCGCCGGCCTCGCGGCATACCTGGCGCTCGTCCCTGCCTTCGGCTACTCCACCAGCCGACGCATCATGCGTGCCGTCACCAGCGGCCAGCTCGACGAAGCACTGGAGTACGTCGACGACGGGCACTCACTCCTGGCTCGCGACCGCAACACGCTACGAACGGTCGAAGCGGCACTCTCACACCTCGGAGCCGTCACCCCGGATGCAGCGGCCAGCACTCGGACGCCGTACAGCATCGGTGAACTCGCCCGCCACCTCGCGCTCAACCCAGCCACCCTGCGCGCCTGGGAACGCGCTGGAGTCCTCGTCCCCCAACGTGACACGCGCGGGCACCGCCAGTACCTCGCCCAGGACGTGCGCGACGCCCAACTGGCGCACCTGCTGCGCCGGGGAGGCCAGCCCCTGAGCACCATCGCCACCGTCCTCGGAGAACTCCGCGACGCCGGCAGCCTCGATGCGCTGGCCAGGACCCTGGAAGGGTGGCGGCGCGACCTCACGTCCCGCGGAATGGCCCAGCTGTACGCCGCCGGTCAGCTCTCCACCTACCTCCACTCCTCGGACAGATCGGCGAGAACCAGCTCAGCACCAGAGCACGGACCCCACTGA
- a CDS encoding HEAT repeat domain-containing protein: MINELDSIDWSSMSHAYGPAVEVPVWLRAMASPDPEVRDKAFNDFHNAAHHQGDVYPCTAASLPYLFAMADDAETPDRASIVRLLLSIGRESADRSDGLSYSPEGTESTAGADSLALIRERADIFISHSSHPDASVRQPAIEGLGHFLEDADHAVALLRDRLSAERGIVERLLVVRTMADLALRLPAARSSATSWLDTLAGEATADPDIRLAALVHKARCSPASIGAETVPTAISLLRQLTPAPQPEPRGKHCEAGPDACACAAEPATTTGQDVPAQIVAAFADLERHNRVHAPTTDLLRRFHAVLDARLPERTALLAEQLRSPDPATRYDAIRMAKDLIASWRGEHTGLVMLLTECLLPEDPYTAAAAAEVLGSLPLVSEPAREALADYIDAHRAVYGSDVWASPHPLRRRAHQEAVMALARLGDVRALPCLLTALDTGCDAWRAVQVAGHLSSAAEELVPRLARLLTEADLSKQWPETDTGALISALAELRHPAGFPALTHAVSAAARHEHWSTATSAVNALASFGPGAAPALMVIRPLTGAEDVNLRAAAAIAVWELGRNAAESVPGLEALLDSHCNRDAADTLGRIGPPAQTALPRLRELLDAKYEWTRVHAAAALWDIGGEAEADIVVQTLLAAWEENDATGNHVLACLDRMGQAAAPALPRIQAELALPRRGGRFRSVDNDAEVQRLCRTILTRLHHP, from the coding sequence ATGATCAACGAACTGGACAGCATCGACTGGTCGTCGATGAGCCACGCCTATGGCCCGGCCGTCGAAGTCCCCGTATGGCTGCGGGCGATGGCCTCCCCTGACCCAGAGGTCCGGGACAAGGCGTTCAACGACTTCCACAACGCGGCCCACCACCAGGGCGACGTGTATCCCTGTACGGCAGCCAGCCTGCCGTACTTGTTCGCCATGGCAGACGACGCCGAGACCCCCGACCGTGCCTCCATCGTGCGGCTGCTGCTCAGCATCGGCCGCGAATCCGCCGACCGGAGCGACGGCCTCTCCTACTCACCGGAAGGCACCGAGTCCACAGCAGGCGCAGACAGCCTGGCCCTCATACGCGAGCGCGCCGACATCTTCATCTCCCACTCCTCCCACCCCGACGCCTCCGTACGCCAACCGGCGATCGAGGGCCTCGGCCACTTCCTCGAAGACGCCGACCACGCCGTTGCGCTCCTGCGTGACCGGCTGTCCGCAGAACGCGGGATCGTCGAGCGGCTACTGGTTGTCCGGACGATGGCAGACCTGGCGCTGCGGCTGCCGGCAGCTCGCTCCTCCGCCACGTCGTGGCTCGACACCCTGGCCGGCGAAGCCACCGCAGACCCCGACATTCGCCTGGCCGCACTCGTCCACAAGGCACGGTGCTCCCCCGCGAGCATCGGCGCCGAGACCGTTCCCACGGCGATCAGCCTGCTCCGACAGCTCACGCCCGCACCCCAGCCCGAACCACGGGGCAAGCACTGCGAGGCCGGCCCCGATGCCTGTGCCTGCGCTGCCGAGCCGGCAACCACAACCGGGCAGGATGTGCCGGCGCAGATAGTTGCCGCGTTCGCCGACCTCGAACGGCACAACCGTGTGCACGCACCCACCACCGATCTCCTTCGCCGCTTCCACGCGGTGCTCGACGCACGCCTGCCCGAGCGCACCGCGCTGCTCGCCGAACAGCTCCGCAGCCCAGACCCTGCCACCCGGTACGACGCGATCCGTATGGCCAAGGACCTGATCGCCTCCTGGCGGGGCGAGCACACCGGCCTCGTCATGCTCCTCACGGAATGCCTGCTGCCTGAGGACCCGTACACCGCCGCCGCGGCCGCCGAAGTCCTCGGATCTCTGCCCCTTGTCTCCGAGCCGGCCCGCGAGGCCCTCGCCGACTACATCGATGCCCACCGCGCTGTGTACGGATCCGACGTGTGGGCGTCGCCCCATCCGCTGCGGCGTCGGGCGCATCAGGAAGCCGTCATGGCACTGGCTCGCCTCGGTGACGTACGGGCCCTGCCCTGCCTGCTGACCGCGCTGGACACAGGGTGCGACGCGTGGCGTGCCGTCCAGGTCGCCGGGCACCTGAGCTCGGCCGCCGAGGAGCTCGTGCCGAGACTGGCCCGGCTCCTTACCGAGGCCGACCTCTCAAAGCAGTGGCCCGAAACGGACACCGGCGCACTCATATCCGCCCTGGCTGAGCTGCGTCACCCTGCGGGCTTCCCCGCACTTACCCATGCCGTCAGCGCTGCGGCCCGGCACGAACACTGGTCCACCGCCACCTCCGCCGTGAACGCCCTCGCATCCTTCGGCCCCGGAGCCGCACCTGCCCTGATGGTCATCCGCCCGCTGACCGGCGCCGAAGACGTGAATCTCCGCGCAGCTGCCGCGATCGCTGTGTGGGAACTCGGGCGCAACGCCGCCGAGTCCGTGCCAGGACTGGAGGCCCTGCTCGACAGCCACTGCAACCGCGACGCCGCCGATACCCTCGGCCGCATCGGCCCGCCCGCGCAGACCGCGCTGCCACGACTGCGCGAACTTCTGGACGCCAAGTACGAGTGGACCCGCGTCCACGCCGCAGCCGCGCTCTGGGACATCGGAGGCGAAGCCGAAGCCGATATCGTCGTGCAGACGCTGCTGGCCGCCTGGGAGGAGAACGACGCAACAGGCAACCACGTCCTGGCTTGCCTCGACCGGATGGGCCAGGCCGCAGCACCAGCACTCCCCCGTATCCAGGCCGAGCTCGCACTGCCCCGACGAGGGGGACGATTCCGGAGCGTCGACAACGACGCGGAAGTACAGCGCCTCTGCCGCACCATACTGACGCGCCTTCACCATCCGTAA
- a CDS encoding type I polyketide synthase: MTVLEELTLTAPLPLPSDEPVELQVKVAGPDAGGRRTVVFHARPRTPGYDGPWNRHASGILAPQELPEPAVAPAPWPPAGAVPLPLDARPGEDFYDRLAHGGLRYGPAFQGLQAAWQLGNDILAEVGLPEEEHSNAGRFTLHPALLDSALHTMMLPGAAPAPDDSAGGLSLPFAWSQVRLHASGARRLRVRLSPTAENGARLELTDGSGAPVATVRSLVLRPLPREQLKGVRAHGDCLFRQDWIRLPDSLDAAPVPRVWGLVGEPGPALRGTVLPPGDRPKAYADPASAGADAPDVVIACPPLTETEGMDRASAAHRMAGWALRLVQDWLAEERLSNSRLVVLTSGAVVTGAEAAASAANDDAALVCAPVWGLLRSAQTENPGRFALVDVDDTPASGAALAQVTASREPQTAVREGVVHVPTLVHASRTTADEGPSRRVDPGGTVLITGGPGSLGASFARHLVVAHGMRHLLLVGRRGADTPGAAELRAELAGLGAEVTVAACDVADRTALAALLATVPREHPLTAVVHTAGVLDDGVIAALTPERMDRVLRPKADAALALHELTRDSDLAVFALFSSVAGVFGSGGQGNYAAANSFLDALAQHRRSIGLPATSLVWGPWQQNGGMTAELASADLRRMARSGLVPLRTDEGLALFDTAVESGDAVLVAARLNPQVRGTADAPLSRLPGPGPVRRTPAGPEAGDSLRRRLAGTQSGDHGALLLSEVRTEAAAALGYTEGQSAIEADRPLAELGLDSLAAVELRNRLATVTGLVLPATLLFDHPTPCAVAAHLEERFSDTAPKTLPAPNVTPANATGGAPERAAEPGGADSLSALFRKACALGKAWDGMALLTIASRFREVFDSTDTLRTPPAAVNVATGPARPRLICFPALSALSGPHEYARFGLSLQGLRDVWVLPNPGFLQREALPATLEAFVSAQAAAALACSGDEPFVLLGRSAGGWVAQAVAEHLERAGVRPSAVVLVDTFAGDSVSGAEDGPALSAMTVGMLDKAAQFASAETDRLTAMTGYLDRFSGWEPSELSAPTLLVRARGRPARHRSGGAVESAALGSHRPGRPLQRP, encoded by the coding sequence GGACCGTGGTGTTCCACGCGCGGCCGCGCACTCCCGGGTACGACGGGCCCTGGAACCGCCACGCGTCGGGGATCCTCGCGCCCCAGGAACTGCCGGAGCCCGCGGTCGCGCCCGCCCCGTGGCCGCCCGCGGGCGCCGTCCCCCTGCCGCTCGACGCCCGGCCCGGCGAAGACTTCTACGACCGGCTCGCTCACGGCGGGCTCCGCTACGGCCCGGCCTTCCAGGGACTGCAGGCCGCCTGGCAGCTGGGCAACGACATTCTCGCCGAGGTCGGGCTGCCGGAGGAGGAACACAGCAACGCGGGCCGGTTCACCCTGCATCCGGCCCTGCTGGACTCGGCGCTGCACACCATGATGCTCCCGGGAGCCGCACCGGCGCCGGACGACAGCGCAGGCGGGCTGTCCCTGCCGTTCGCCTGGAGCCAGGTGCGACTTCACGCGTCCGGTGCCCGCCGGCTGCGGGTGCGGCTCTCGCCGACGGCGGAGAACGGAGCACGGCTGGAGCTGACCGACGGGTCAGGAGCCCCCGTGGCAACGGTACGGTCCCTGGTGCTGCGGCCGCTTCCCCGCGAGCAGTTGAAAGGCGTCCGGGCACACGGCGACTGTCTGTTCCGCCAGGACTGGATCCGCCTGCCCGATTCCCTCGACGCGGCTCCGGTGCCACGCGTGTGGGGTCTGGTGGGCGAGCCCGGACCGGCGTTGCGCGGCACCGTCCTTCCGCCAGGGGACCGGCCGAAGGCGTACGCCGATCCGGCCTCGGCGGGCGCCGACGCACCGGACGTCGTCATCGCCTGTCCGCCGCTCACCGAGACGGAAGGAATGGACCGCGCGTCAGCCGCACACCGCATGGCCGGATGGGCACTGCGGCTCGTGCAGGACTGGCTGGCCGAGGAGCGACTCAGCAATTCCCGCCTGGTCGTCCTGACCTCGGGTGCCGTCGTGACCGGGGCGGAGGCAGCCGCCTCCGCGGCGAACGACGATGCCGCGCTCGTCTGCGCGCCGGTATGGGGACTGCTCCGCTCGGCGCAGACGGAGAACCCCGGCCGGTTCGCACTGGTCGATGTCGACGACACCCCCGCGTCCGGGGCTGCCCTGGCCCAGGTCACGGCGAGCCGGGAGCCCCAGACGGCCGTGCGGGAAGGAGTCGTCCACGTACCGACGCTGGTGCACGCCTCCCGCACAACGGCGGACGAGGGTCCGTCGCGCCGGGTGGACCCCGGGGGGACCGTCCTGATCACCGGGGGACCGGGCTCCCTGGGCGCCTCCTTCGCCCGCCACCTCGTGGTCGCGCACGGCATGCGCCACCTGCTGCTCGTCGGACGGCGCGGAGCCGACACGCCCGGGGCCGCCGAACTGCGAGCGGAACTCGCCGGGCTCGGTGCCGAGGTGACGGTCGCTGCCTGCGATGTCGCCGACCGCACTGCGCTCGCCGCGCTACTCGCCACTGTGCCGCGGGAGCACCCGCTGACCGCAGTGGTGCATACCGCGGGCGTGCTGGACGACGGCGTGATCGCGGCGCTGACACCGGAGCGCATGGATCGCGTGCTGCGGCCGAAGGCGGACGCGGCCCTTGCCCTGCACGAGTTGACCCGGGACAGCGACCTGGCGGTCTTCGCCCTGTTCTCCTCGGTGGCCGGCGTGTTCGGATCCGGCGGCCAGGGCAACTACGCGGCGGCGAACTCGTTCCTGGACGCGCTGGCACAGCACCGCAGGAGCATCGGCCTGCCCGCCACCTCCCTCGTCTGGGGCCCCTGGCAGCAGAACGGCGGCATGACCGCCGAGCTCGCAAGCGCGGATCTGCGCCGGATGGCACGCTCCGGGCTCGTCCCGCTGCGGACCGACGAGGGCCTCGCGCTCTTCGACACCGCCGTCGAGAGCGGGGACGCTGTCCTGGTGGCAGCACGCCTGAACCCGCAGGTGCGCGGGACCGCCGATGCCCCCCTCTCCCGCTTGCCGGGCCCCGGGCCCGTGCGCCGGACACCCGCGGGGCCCGAGGCCGGCGATTCCCTGCGACGACGGCTGGCCGGCACGCAGTCCGGCGACCACGGAGCGCTGCTCCTGTCGGAAGTACGGACCGAAGCCGCCGCAGCGCTCGGATACACCGAGGGACAGTCCGCGATCGAGGCGGACCGCCCGCTGGCGGAGCTGGGCCTCGACTCACTGGCCGCAGTCGAGCTGCGCAACCGGCTCGCGACGGTGACCGGGCTCGTCCTGCCCGCCACACTCCTCTTCGACCACCCCACACCGTGCGCGGTCGCCGCCCACCTCGAGGAACGCTTTTCCGATACGGCCCCGAAAACGCTCCCCGCCCCGAACGTCACGCCAGCCAACGCGACGGGCGGAGCCCCGGAAAGGGCTGCGGAACCGGGTGGCGCCGACTCCCTTTCCGCCCTCTTCCGCAAGGCGTGCGCCCTCGGCAAGGCATGGGACGGCATGGCACTTCTGACGATCGCTTCCCGCTTCCGTGAGGTCTTCGACAGCACGGACACCCTTCGCACCCCGCCCGCGGCCGTCAACGTCGCAACCGGCCCTGCCCGCCCCCGGCTGATCTGCTTCCCGGCTCTCAGCGCGCTTTCGGGCCCTCATGAGTACGCCCGTTTCGGGTTGTCCCTCCAGGGCCTGCGGGACGTCTGGGTGCTGCCGAATCCGGGATTCCTGCAGCGCGAGGCCCTGCCCGCCACACTGGAGGCCTTCGTGTCGGCGCAGGCCGCCGCCGCTCTCGCGTGCTCGGGCGACGAGCCGTTCGTCCTGCTGGGGCGCTCGGCCGGCGGCTGGGTGGCGCAGGCCGTTGCCGAACACCTGGAACGTGCGGGCGTGCGCCCGTCCGCGGTCGTCCTGGTCGACACGTTCGCCGGGGACAGTGTCAGCGGGGCGGAGGACGGGCCCGCGCTCTCCGCCATGACCGTCGGAATGCTCGACAAGGCCGCCCAGTTCGCCTCGGCCGAGACCGACCGGCTCACGGCGATGACCGGCTACCTCGACCGGTTCTCCGGCTGGGAACCCTCGGAGCTCTCGGCGCCCACACTCCTCGTCCGGGCCCGGGGACGGCCTGCCCGGCATCGAAGCGGCGGAGCCGTGGAGTCTGCCGCACTCGGAAGTCACCGTCCCGGGCGACCACTTCAGCGTCCTTGA